A stretch of the Lonchura striata isolate bLonStr1 chromosome 17, bLonStr1.mat, whole genome shotgun sequence genome encodes the following:
- the CYP24A1 gene encoding 1,25-dihydroxyvitamin D(3) 24-hydroxylase, mitochondrial: protein MGGCSILLLLVRRLPGRTCGRAASSLSALRPAETLPGPPSWPLMGSLPDVLWKGGLKRQHETLAQYHRRFGKIFRMKLGAFDSVHIAAPCLLEALCRRESACPQRLEIKPWKAYRDYRDEAYGLLILEGKDWQRVRSAFQKKLMKPREVVKLDTAVNEVLEDFMYRIDEICDHNGQMEDVYSEFNKWSFESICLVLYGKRFGLLQQDVEEESLNFIKAVKTMMATFGMMMVTPVELHKGLNTKVWQAHTKAWDDIFKTAKHSIDSRLQRHSANPQGDFLCDIYSGGHLSRKELYAAIAELQIAGVETTANSLLWALYNLSRNPHVQQKLFQEIQRVLAAQESPSAESLRNMPYLKACLKESMRLTPSVPFTTRTIDTDMVLGNYMLPKGTVLMINSHALGCSEDYFRGWAEFRPERWLHRGFIQPFSHVPFGMGRRMCVGRRVAELQLHLALCWLVRRYRLVATDRAPVETLHSGILVPSRALPVAFRPRGGL, encoded by the exons ATGGGCGGCTgcagcatcctcctcctcctcgtccgcCGGCTCCCCGGCCGCACCTGCGGCCGCGCCGCGTCCTCGCTGAGCGCGCTGCGGCCGGCCGAGACGCTGCCCGGGCCGCCCAGCTGGCCGCTGATGGGCAGCCTGCCCGACGTGCTCTGGAAAGGGGGGCTCAAGAGGCAGCACGAGACCCTG GCTCAGTACCACCGCAGGTTCGGGAAGATTTTCCGCATGAAGCTGGGCGCCTTCGACTCGGTGCACATCGCGGCGCCCTGCCTGCTGGAGGCTCTGTGCCGCCGCGAGAGCGCCTGCCCGCAGCGCCTGGAGATCAAGCCCTGGAAAGCCTATCGCGACTATCGCGACGAGGCCTACGGGCTGCTCATCCT GGAGGGGAAGGACTGGCAGAGGGTAAGAAGTGCctttcagaagaaattaatgAAGCCCCGGGAAGTTGTGAAACTGGACACGGCCGTCAACGAG GTCCTGGAGGACTTTATGTACAGGATAGATGAAATTTGTGACCACAATGGACAGATGGAAGATGTTTATTCAGAATTCAACAAATGGTCTTTTGAAA GTATCTGTCTGGTGCTGTATGGAAAGAGGTTtggcctcctgcagcaggatgTAGAAGAAGAAAGTCTGAACTTCATCAAGGCTGTGAAAACG atGATGGCCACTTTCGGGATGATGATGGTGACCCCTGTGGAACTGCACAAGGGGCTCAACACCAAAGTCTGGCAAGCTCACACCAAAGCATGGGATGATATATTTAAAACAG CCAAGCACTCCATCGACAGCCGGCTGCAGAGGCACTCGGCCAACCCGCAGGGGGATTTTCTGTGTGACATCTACTCGGGGGGACACCTGTCCAGGAAGGAGCTCTACGCTGCCATCGCCGAGCTGCAGATCGCCGGCGTCGAGACG acAGCCAACAGTTTGCTCTGGGCTCTGTACAACCTTTCCCGCAATCCACATGTCCAGCAGAAGCTTTTCCAGGAAATCCAGAGAGTTTTGGCTGCTCAGGAGAGCCCGAGTGCTGAGAGCCTGAGGAATATGCCCTACCTAAAAGCCTGTCTGAAAGAATCCATGAG ATTAACCCCATCAGTGCCTTTCACCACCCGCACCATCGACACAGACATGGTTCTGGGAAATTACATGCTGCCCAAAGGG acgGTGCTGATGATCAACAGCcacgccctgggctgcagcgaGGACTACTTCAGGGGCTGGGCAGAGTTCAGGCCCGAGCGCTGGCTGCACAGGGGCTTCATCCAGCCCTTCTCCCACGTCCCCTTCGGCATGGGCAGGAGGATGTGTGTGGGGCGCCGCGTGGCCgagctgcagctgcacctgGCCCTCTGCTGG CTGGTCCGCAGGTACCGGCTGGTGGCCACGGACCGGGCGCCGGTGGAGACGCTGCACTCAGGGATCCTGGTGCCCAGCCGCGCGCTGCCCGTCGCCTTCCGCCCCCGAGGAGGTTTGTGA